In Musa acuminata AAA Group cultivar baxijiao chromosome BXJ2-3, Cavendish_Baxijiao_AAA, whole genome shotgun sequence, the following proteins share a genomic window:
- the LOC135607956 gene encoding uncharacterized protein LOC135607956: MIQSLVTLKLLPGLNPATKATSGRGWPTRDIVERGGGGIGTRRRCANVREAKATSSSLPTPPDGDRDRDRDGKEEGEEGASSAAASFLFRSQTYALLKQQMAVAAKYEDYKEAARIRDSLKFFEEEEPALHLRKLMRKAIEEERFEDAAKYRDELKIIAPHSLLKCSSDATTLGIRVQVRSVYIESRSHPSKWQYFFAYRIRISNNSQHPVQLLRRHWIITDANGRTENVWGAGVIGEQPVIHPRTGFEYSSACPLSTPSGRMEGDFEMKRIDKVGSPTFNVAIAPFSLSIMGDDNDGLL; encoded by the exons ATGATCCAATCTCTCGTGACCTTGAAGCTGCTGCCAGGGTTGAATCCCGCGACGAAAGCCACCTCGGGAAGAGGCTGGCCGACCCGTGATATCGTGGAAAGAGGAGGCGGTGGGATCGGAACGAGAAGGCGATGTGCGAATGTTAGGGAGGCGAAAGCaacctcatcgtcgcttcctaccCCTCCGGatggggatcgggatcgggatcgggatggcAAGGAGGAGGGCGAGGAGGGGGCCTCTTCCGCCGCCGCTTCGTTCCTGTTTAGGAGCCAGACGTATGCTTTGCTCAAGCAACAGATGGCGGTTGCGGCCAAGTACGAG GACTACAAAGAGGCTGCTAGAATCAGGGATTCCTTGAAATTCTTTGAGGAGGAGGAGCCAGCATTGCACCTTCGCAAGTTGATGAGGAAGGCAATTGAAGAGGAGAGATTTGAG GATGCAGCCAAATACAGGGATGAGTTAAAGATTATAGCACCACATTCCCTCCTCAAATGTTCGAGTGATGCTACTACTCTG GGTATTCGAGTGCAAGTCAGGAGTGTTTATATCGAGAGCCGGAGCCATCCATCCAAGTGGCAATACTTTTTTGCCTACAGAATACGAATCAGTAATAATTCACAGCATCCTGTTCAGCTTCTAAGAAGGCATTGGATCATCACCGATGCTAATGGTCGAACCGAGAATGTTTG GGGAGCAGGTGTAATCGGTGAACAACCTGTTATACATCCTAGGACTGGATTTGAGTATTCTTCTGCTTGTCCATTAAGCACCCCTAGTGGAAGAATG GAAGGTGACTTTGAAATGAAGCGCATTGATAAGGTGGGTTCACCAACCTTTAATGTAGCAATTGCCCCATTCTCTCTGTCCATAATGGGGGATGACAATGATGGGCTCCTCTAA
- the LOC135607957 gene encoding pentatricopeptide repeat-containing protein At1g66345, mitochondrial-like, whose product MSFTWGMSSMCTVIVRSVACVLRRVRPLATNAESRQFRHRSLCACRTLLSPPHRAEQHKEPVFPEISFVITSAMSKGWSFDSLTTSFGSVELTQPLVESVLLDLKEPDDAKKALTFFHWSSRTRRFEHDLRSYCFIVHILVRAGLLVDARALLESAIGKYARGSSVAEVLLSTYEAVLPGRRVFDLLLQTYSNMRMVGAAFDACRYLGDRGFDASLISFNTMLRVAQRSGQSGLAWKVFEYMLVRRIYPNKATTQVMVDVMCKAGVLPKMVGVLDRIHGKRCPPGVIVNAALAFRIIEEGRAEEAIMLLKRMLQRNMVLDDIAYSLIISAYCKMPNLDSAYETRNEMINRSCSLNSFVYTSLIGSYSERSIEEAVRLMEEMLSMGLRPYDETYNHLIVGLSRTGRREESLKHCEKMLDDGFMPSCSACNEILSTLCKAGEVEEANRMLTSLLEKGLVPDRDMYLSLIDGYGDTGNAREVLKLYYEMEHRGIGSDPVVYTSMIRNLCRCGKVTEAEKFLSIGGTTKELVPTSCMYDSLIAGYCVEGDVGRALLLYDGMIMKELVPCSDTFMRLAKEVLRTRASRHL is encoded by the coding sequence ATGTCGTTTACTTGGGGAATGAGTTCCATGTGTACTGTCATCGTTCGAAGCGTCGCCTGTGTCCTCCGCCGCGTTCGACCCCTGGCGACGAATGCTGAAAGCCGCCAGTTTCGCCACCGATCCCTTTGTGCTTGCCGAACCCTCCTCTCTCCTCCTCACCGCGCCGAACAACACAAAGAGCCCGTCTTTCCTGAGATTTCCTTCGTGATCACCAGCGCGATGAGCAAAGGCTGGAGCTTTGACAGCTTAACCACCAGTTTTGGATCCGTAGAACTCACCCAACCCCTTGTGGAGAGCGTGCTTCTCGATCTCAAGGAGCCTGATGACGCCAAAAAGGCGCTGACTTTCTTCCATTGGTCATCCCGGACCAGGCGTTTCGAGCACGACCTGCGCTCCTACTGCTTCATCGTTCACATCCTCGTCCGCGCCGGGCTTCTCGTCGACGCGCGGGCGCTGCTGGAATCGGCAATCGGCAAGTACGCCCGGGGTTCTTCGGTCGCGGAGGTGCTTCTGAGTACTTACGAAGCTGTCCTCCCCGGACGCCGCGTTTTCGATCTGCTGCTGCAGACGTACTCGAACATGAGAATGGTCGGGGCAGCTTTCGACGCTTGCAGATACTTGGGAGACCGCGGATTCGATGCGAGTCTAATCAGCTTCAACACGATGCTGCGCGTGGCACAGAGATCCGGTCAGAGTGGCTTGGCCTGGAAGGTGTTTGAGTATATGTTGGTGAGAAGGATATACCCCAACAAAGCCACGACGCAGGTCATGGTTGACGTGATGTGCAAGGCGGGGGTTCTGCCAAAGATGGTGGGCGTTCTGGATAGGATCCACGGGAAGCGTTGTCCTCCCGGCGTGATCGTGAATGCCGCACTGGCTTTCAGGATCATTGAGGAGGGCAGGGCCGAAGAAGCGATCATGCTGTTGAAGAGAATGCTACAGAGGAACATGGTGCTCGACGATATCGCCTATTCTTTGATAATATCTGCCTACTGCAAGATGCCCAACCTAGATTCGGCATACGAGACACGGAACGAGATGATCAACAGAAGTTGCAGCTTGAATTCCTTCGTTTATACTTCCTTGATAGGATCCTACTCCGAGAGAAGCATCGAAGAGGCTGTTCGCCTGATGGAAGAGATGCTCTCGATGGGACTGAGACCGTACGACGAGACTTACAATCATCTGATCGTGGGGTTGTCGAGAAccgggaggagggaggagagctTGAAGCATTGTGAGAAGATGCTCGACGACGGGTTCATGCCAAGTTGCAGCGCTTGCAATGAGATACTGAGCACACTCTGCAAAGCCGGGGAGGTCGAGGAGGCCAATCGAATGCTGACTTCTTTGTTGGAGAAGGGACTCGTCCCCGACCGGGACATGTACCTGAGCCTCATCGATGGGTATGGGGATACTGGAAATGCTCGAGAAGTCCTTAAACTGTACTACGAAATGGAGCACAGAGGCATCGGATCTGATCCTGTTGTTTACACGTCCATGATCAGGAACCTGTGTCGATGTGGAAAGGTCACTGAGGCTGAGAAGTTTCTTAGCATCGGGGGGACGACGAAGGAATTGGTGCCCACGAGTTGCATGTATGATTCGTTGATCGCAGGGTATTGTGTCGAGGGTGATGTGGGGAGGGCGCTTCTCCTCTATGATGGCATGATCATGAAGGAGTTGGTCCCGTGTTCAGATACTTTTATGCGTCTAGCGAAGGAAGTGCTGAGAACTCGGGCATCGAGACATTTGTGA
- the LOC103979262 gene encoding chaperone protein dnaJ C76, chloroplastic-like isoform X2, with protein MISCSRNPAAFAFSMPDKPGKVDRTFHFRSTSKTSVARSRGAATGIRCCSGKKGREDSVPRNYYELLGVSTDSTPQQIKDAYRSLQKKHHPDIAGQKGHDYTLMLNQAYRTLMREESRSRYDTACGRRSEWSGSNFSGLGYSSWNGPLGSQALFVDEHRCIGCQECVHHASETFEMDEAFGSARVKVQFGDHAKNIEVSVDSCPVNCIHWVDAEELPLLEFLVRPQPRKAYGVFGGGWERPADVFAAAKSLKKQLKEQEEKKHNRDHKGDAEIEPETPAQTKARYHAGMKLQFQELLQMFGRLGEFFVAEESKEK; from the exons ATGATATCCTGTAGCAGAAATCCAGCAGCCTTTGCCTTCTCGATGCCCGATAAGCCTGGGAAGGTTGATCGCACCTTCCATTTCCGGTCAACCAGCAAGACATCAGt TGCTCGATCGAGAGGGGCAGCCACCGGAATCAGATGTTGCAGCGGAAAGAAAGGCCGAGAGGATTCCGTGCCGAGGAATTACTATGAACTGCTTGGGGTCTCTACTGATTCCACCCCTCAGCAAATCAAGGATGCCTACCGGAGTTTACAGAAGAAACACCACCCAGATATCGCCGGCCAAAAG GGCCATGACTACACGCTGATGCTGAACCAGGCGTATCGTACATTGATGAGAGAGGAATCAAGGTCAAGATACGATACCGCTTGCGGCAGGAGATCTGAATGGTCTGGGAGCAACTTTTCTGGGTTAGGTTACAGTTCATGGAATGGACCATTGGGATCACAAGCTCTCTTCGTAGATGAACACAGATGCATAG GTTGCCAGGAGTGTGTCCATCATGCAAGCGAGACGTTCGAGATGGATGAAGCTTTTGGGAGTGCTCGCGTCAAGGTTCAGTTCGGAGACCATGCCAAGAACATAGAG GTTTCAGTCGATTCATGCCCCGTCAACTGCATCCATTGGGTGGACGCAGAAGAGCTGCCATTGCTGGAGTTCCTGGTTCGCCCGCAACCCAGGAAGGCCTACGGTGTCTTCGGAGGAGGATGGGAGAGGCCTGCAGATGTTTTTGCTGCTGCCAAATCCTTGAAGAAGCAACTCAAAGAGCAAGAAGAGAAGAAACACAACCGGGATCATAAAG GAGATGCAGAGATAGAACCGGAGACACCAGCCCAAACAAAAGCGAGATATCACGCCGGTATGAAGTTGCAGTTCCAAGAACTCCTCCAAATGTTTGGTCGTCTGGGAGAATTCTTCGTTGCAGAGGAATCTAAGGAGAAATAG
- the LOC103979262 gene encoding chaperone protein dnaJ C76, chloroplastic-like isoform X1 gives MISCSRNPAAFAFSMPDKPGKVDRTFHFRSTSKTSVYNARSRGAATGIRCCSGKKGREDSVPRNYYELLGVSTDSTPQQIKDAYRSLQKKHHPDIAGQKGHDYTLMLNQAYRTLMREESRSRYDTACGRRSEWSGSNFSGLGYSSWNGPLGSQALFVDEHRCIGCQECVHHASETFEMDEAFGSARVKVQFGDHAKNIEVSVDSCPVNCIHWVDAEELPLLEFLVRPQPRKAYGVFGGGWERPADVFAAAKSLKKQLKEQEEKKHNRDHKGDAEIEPETPAQTKARYHAGMKLQFQELLQMFGRLGEFFVAEESKEK, from the exons ATGATATCCTGTAGCAGAAATCCAGCAGCCTTTGCCTTCTCGATGCCCGATAAGCCTGGGAAGGTTGATCGCACCTTCCATTTCCGGTCAACCAGCAAGACATCAGtgtacaa TGCTCGATCGAGAGGGGCAGCCACCGGAATCAGATGTTGCAGCGGAAAGAAAGGCCGAGAGGATTCCGTGCCGAGGAATTACTATGAACTGCTTGGGGTCTCTACTGATTCCACCCCTCAGCAAATCAAGGATGCCTACCGGAGTTTACAGAAGAAACACCACCCAGATATCGCCGGCCAAAAG GGCCATGACTACACGCTGATGCTGAACCAGGCGTATCGTACATTGATGAGAGAGGAATCAAGGTCAAGATACGATACCGCTTGCGGCAGGAGATCTGAATGGTCTGGGAGCAACTTTTCTGGGTTAGGTTACAGTTCATGGAATGGACCATTGGGATCACAAGCTCTCTTCGTAGATGAACACAGATGCATAG GTTGCCAGGAGTGTGTCCATCATGCAAGCGAGACGTTCGAGATGGATGAAGCTTTTGGGAGTGCTCGCGTCAAGGTTCAGTTCGGAGACCATGCCAAGAACATAGAG GTTTCAGTCGATTCATGCCCCGTCAACTGCATCCATTGGGTGGACGCAGAAGAGCTGCCATTGCTGGAGTTCCTGGTTCGCCCGCAACCCAGGAAGGCCTACGGTGTCTTCGGAGGAGGATGGGAGAGGCCTGCAGATGTTTTTGCTGCTGCCAAATCCTTGAAGAAGCAACTCAAAGAGCAAGAAGAGAAGAAACACAACCGGGATCATAAAG GAGATGCAGAGATAGAACCGGAGACACCAGCCCAAACAAAAGCGAGATATCACGCCGGTATGAAGTTGCAGTTCCAAGAACTCCTCCAAATGTTTGGTCGTCTGGGAGAATTCTTCGTTGCAGAGGAATCTAAGGAGAAATAG
- the LOC103979261 gene encoding leucine-rich repeat receptor-like serine/threonine-protein kinase RGI4, translating to MVVMPGEAGSVWRASSSCFFQLLLCSVLLSMDARAIDLQGEALLSWKRSLNGDSSNDEILADWNPNDASPCRWYGITCDASGRVVELTLQYVDLLGGVPANLSALASSLSKLVLSGTNLSGPIPPQLGELPRLVHLDLSDNALTGSIPDGLCRPGSRLERLYLNSNRLEGPIPASIGNLSLLRWLVVYDNQLEGEIPPTIGQLARLEVFRAGGNKNLRGALPPEIGNCTSMVIIGLAETGISGPLPPSMGALRNLQTLAIYTALLSGPIPPELGQCAELQNMYLYENSLSGSIPPQLGQLKKLRNLLLWQNNLVGVIPPELGDCGELQVVDLSMNGLTGRIPATLGNITDLRELQLSVNQISGPILPEIARCRNLSDLELDNNLISGGIPAEIGLLVKLRTLYLWANRLTGGIPPEMGGCENLEAVDLSQNNLTGSIPKGIFRLRSLSKLLLLDNDLSGPIPPEVGNCSSLVRFRANGNGITGAIPPEIGLLKNLSFLDLSSNRLAGAIPGAMAGCRNLTFVDLHDNNIGGSLPDGLFEGLVSLQYIDLSDNSIGGDLPPAIGLLTSLTKLTLATNQFSGQIPPAVGSCSRLQLLDLSNNKLSGEIPATIGKIMALEIAVNLSYNDLSGQIPAEFAALIRLGVLDLSHNRLSGDLQPLAALENLVALNVSFNNFSGRVPDSVFFSKLPIGDLEGNPALCLARCSGFDDVSDRINARRAGRVATAVLLSAAVVLFATAAIALVSRRRAQREDGCDEEEKDGDLSPPWEVTLYQKMEIGVVDVARRLTASNVIGRGWSGVVYRVRIPATGALIAVKKFRTGDEAAAAAFACEIGALARVRHRKIVRLLGWAANRRSRLLFYDYLPSGTLGGLLHGGGTVAGVEWEVRLGIAVGVAEGLAYLHHDCVPAIIHGDVKTENVLLGERYEACLADFGLARVVDDGGADRRDSHTPAFAGSYGYIAPEHGCMTRITTKSDVYSFGVVLLETITGRRPADPAFGEGQSVVQWVQDHLRRKRDPAEVVDPRLQGRADPQVQEMLQALGIALLCTSTRTDDRPTMKDVAALLRGIHGHDDPSNPAEARKPGSVSVGDREVRKRDEPAEAAIRTPSQCSLAFSSSSSRSIDNCLQ from the exons ATGGTGGTGATGCCTGGTGAAGCTGGAAGCGTGTGGAgggcctcctcctcctgcttcttCCAGCTACTGTTGTGCTCTGTTCTCTTATCCATGGACGCCCGCGCCATCGACCTGCAGGGCGAGGCGCTGCTTTCGTGGAAGCGGAGCTTGAATGGTGATAGCAGTaatgatgaaatacttgctgACTGGAACCCGAACGACGCGAGCCCGTGCCGGTGGTATGGCATCACCTGCGACGCCAGCGGGCGAGTGGTGGAGTTGACTCTGCAGTACGTGGACTTGCTGGGCGGCGTGCCGGCCAACCTGAGCGCGCTGGCGAGCTCCCTCTCGAAGCTGGTGCTCTCCGGGACTAATCTGTCCGGCCCCATCCCGCCGCAGCTGGGAGAGCTCCCCCGACTGGTCCACCTGGATCTCAGCGACAATGCGCTCACGGGCTCCATCCCCGACGGTCTGTGCCGGCCGGGAAGCCGCCTTGAGCGCCTTTATCTCAACTCCAACCGACTCGAGGGACCGATTCCGGCCTCCATCGGCAACCTCTCGCTGCTCCGGTGGCTGGTCGTCTACGACAACCAGCTCGAGGGGGAGATTCCGCCGACCATCGGGCAACTCGCGAGGCTCGAGGTATTCCGGGCGGGAGGGAACAAGAACCTGCGTGGTGCATTGCCCCCGGAGATTGGCAATTGCACCAGCATGGTCATCATCGGCCTCGCGGAGACCGGCATCTCCGGTCCGCTGCCCCCCAGCATGGGAGCGTTGAGGAATCTCCAGACGTTGGCCATCTACACCGCGCTGCTCTCGGGCCCAATCCCGCCAGAGTTGGGCCAGTGCGCGGAGCTGCAGAACATGTACCTCTACGAGAACTCTCTCTCGGGTTCCATTCCGCCGCAGCTGGGTCAGCTCAAGAAACTCCGAAACCTGCTGCTCTGGCAGAACAATCTGGTAGGCGTGATCCCACCGGAGCTCGGAGATTGCGGCGAACTTCAGGTGGTTGATCTCTCGATGAACGGCTTGACGGGGAGGATCCCCGCCACCCTCGGCAACATCACTGACCTCCGGGAGCTCCAGCTAAGTGTGAACCAGATATCAGGCCCGATACTGCCGGAGATCGCTCGCTGCCGGAACCTCTCCGACCTTGAGCTCGACAACAACCTGATCTCCGGCGGGATACCAGCAGAAATCGGCCTGCTGGTGAAGCTCCGGACGCTGTACCTCTGGGCTAACCGGCTCACAGGGGGAATCCCGCCGGAGATGGGCGGCTGCGAGAATCTTGAGGCCGTGGACCTGTCGCAGAACAATCTCACTGGCTCCATCCCCAAGGGAATCTTCCGGCTGAGGAGCCTGAGCAAGCTGCTGCTCCTGGACAACGATTTGTCCGGCCCAATCCCGCCAGAGGTCGGCAACTGCTCGTCTCTTGTCCGCTTCAGAGCCAACGGAAACGGGATTACCGGAGCGATTCCTCCGGAGATTGGCCTGCTGAAGAACCTCAGCTTCCTAGATCTCAGCTCGAACCGGCTTGCGGGAGCCATCCCTGGGGCGATGGCGGGGTGCCGGAATCTGACCTTCGTCGATCTCCACGACAACAACATCGGCGGCAGCCTACCGGATGGGCTCTTCGAGGGCCTCGTATCGCTACAGTACATAGACCTCTCCGATAACTCCATCGGCGGGGATCTGCCGCCGGCAATCGGTTTACTGACCTCACTCACAAAGCTTACTCTCGCGACGAACCAGTTCTCCGGCCAGATCCCGCCTGCGGTCGGCTCGTGCTCGCGGCTCCAGCTGTTGGATCTGAGCAATAACAAGCTCTCCGGTGAGATCCCAGCGACCATTGGCAAGATAATGGCGTTGGAGATCGCCGTGAATCTGAGCTACAACGACCTTTCGGGCCAGATACCGGCGGAGTTCGCAGCGCTCATCCGGCTCGGGGTGCTTGATCTCTCCCACAACCGGCTCTCGGGCGACCTCCAGCCCCTGGCCGCCCTCGAAAACCTCGTTGCCCTTAATGTCTCCTTCAACAACTTCTCCGGCCGCGTCCCGGACAGCGTCTTCTTCTCCAAGCTCCCGATCGGCGACTTAGAAGGCAACCCAGCACTCTGCCTCGCTCGCTGCTCCGGTTTCGACGATGTCAGCGACCGAATCAACGCGCGGAGGGCTGGCCGCGTCGCAACGGCGGTGCTCCTTTCGGCTGCGGTCGTGCTATTCGCCACGGCGGCCATCGCCCTTGTTAGCAGGAGAAGGGCCCAACGCGAGGACGGGTgcgatgaggaggagaaggacggCGACTTGTCGCCGCCGTGGGAGGTGACTCTGTACCAGAAGATGGAGATTGGTGTTGTCGATGTGGCCCGGAGACTCACGGCGTCGAATGTCATCGGACGGGGTTGGTCCGGGGTGGTGTACCGTGTGAGGATCCCGGCCACGGGGGCGCTGATCGCCGTCAAGAAGTTCCGCACGGGTGATGAGGCGGCAGCCGCGGCCTTCGCGTGCGAGATTGGAGCCCTGGCGCGCGTGAGGCACCGGAAAATTGTGCGGCTGCTTGGGTGGGCGGCGAACCGCCGTTCCCGGCTACTGTTTTACGACTACCTCCCGAGCGGGACGCTGGGCGGGCTGCTCCACGGCGGAGGCACGGTAGCGGGGGTGGAGTGGGAGGTGCGGCTGGGGATTGCCGTCGGGGTGGCGGAGGGGCTTGCCTACCTGCACCACGACTGCGTGCCAGCGATCATCCATGGCGACGTGAAGACGGAGAACGTCCTCCTGGGCGAGCGGTACGAAGCTTGCCTCGCGGATTTCGGCCTCGCTCGAGTGGTGGACGACGGCGGAGCGGACAGGCGCGATTCCCACACGCCCGCATTCGCTGGCTCTTACGGCTACATTGCTCCCG AGCACGGGTGCATGACGAGGATCACAACGAAGAgcgacgtgtacagcttcggggTGGTGCTGCTGGAGACGATAACGGGGAGGAGGCCGGCGGACCCAGCGTTCGGGGAGGGGCAGAGCGTGGTGCAGTGGGTGCAGGACCACCTCAGGAGGAAGCGTGACCCGGCGGAGGTGGTGGATCCCAGGCTCCAGGGGCGTGCCGACCCCCAGGTCCAGGAGATGCTCCAGGCCCTCGGCATCGCCCTCCTCTGCACCAGCACCCGCACCGACGACCGCCCCACCATGAAGGACGTCGCCGCCCTCCTCCGCGGAATCCATGGCCACGACGATCCCAGCAACCCTGCCGAGGCCCGCAAGCCCGGATCCGTCAGCGTCGGCGATCGAGAGGTCAGAAAGAGGGATGAGCCGGCAGAGGCTGCCATCCGCACCCCTTCCCAATGCTCGCTcgcgttctcctcctcctcttcgcgcAGCATCGACAATTGCTTGCAATGA